One Stenotrophomonas oahuensis genomic region harbors:
- a CDS encoding serine hydrolase domain-containing protein, with amino-acid sequence MASVLTIGLLIPQVAAADDAPAFSTALRRQLVLDTAPDQRFSIEERMRHYGVPGVSVAVVENCRVVEARGFGSATVDGRPVDAHTRFAAGSVSKVVASVGALALVQTGQLSLDEDISTQLRHWQLPRQGEFADSNVTLRNLLTHSAGLNVAGFKGYPRDQPLPSLEQILDGTAPANTPAVRIEAEPGKAWRYSGGGFVLTQLLMEDTTQQKFAPLMRDTVLAPAGMKESTYQQPLDAASARQAATGTLADGTPIPGGWRVYPEQAAAGLWSTPSDLARLGIDLVHSLRGKPGVLDTDMAKQMMQRQIGNWGLGVEVSPEGKPRKFSHTGAPVGYRTLWLMYPDTCQGAAIMTNADEGMTLTHEIARALADTWRWPDAAPSSMVTTSALTPEISARFVGEYQLRDFPAERFEVTVQPEGHLGWSRKGRGLRDLVAKGPMELVSPDSGMRLVATGEPSAQADTLELHFPGGVNVALRVKEGSR; translated from the coding sequence GTGGCTTCGGTTCTGACCATCGGCCTGCTCATTCCGCAGGTGGCTGCAGCGGATGATGCGCCTGCTTTCAGCACCGCGCTGCGCCGCCAGTTGGTACTGGATACCGCGCCCGACCAGCGATTCTCCATTGAAGAACGCATGCGCCATTACGGCGTGCCCGGCGTCAGCGTGGCCGTGGTCGAGAATTGTCGGGTCGTCGAGGCACGCGGGTTTGGCAGCGCCACCGTGGATGGCCGCCCGGTGGATGCGCACACGCGATTCGCGGCCGGATCGGTCAGCAAGGTGGTCGCGTCTGTGGGCGCGCTGGCGCTGGTCCAGACAGGACAGTTGAGTCTGGACGAGGACATTTCCACCCAGTTGCGCCATTGGCAGCTGCCGCGCCAGGGTGAATTCGCTGACAGCAACGTCACCCTGCGGAACCTGCTGACCCATAGCGCAGGTTTGAACGTCGCGGGATTCAAGGGCTACCCACGTGACCAGCCGTTACCCAGCCTGGAGCAGATACTCGACGGGACCGCGCCGGCCAATACGCCGGCAGTACGCATTGAAGCCGAGCCAGGCAAGGCGTGGCGATACTCGGGCGGTGGGTTCGTGTTGACCCAGCTCCTGATGGAAGACACCACCCAGCAGAAGTTCGCACCGCTGATGCGCGACACCGTGCTGGCACCGGCCGGCATGAAGGAAAGCACCTATCAACAACCGTTGGACGCTGCGTCTGCGCGACAAGCTGCCACGGGCACCTTGGCCGACGGCACCCCCATCCCGGGTGGCTGGCGGGTGTATCCGGAACAGGCCGCCGCCGGGCTGTGGTCAACGCCGTCAGACCTGGCGCGTCTGGGCATCGATCTGGTCCACTCCCTGCGCGGCAAGCCCGGTGTGCTGGACACTGACATGGCCAAGCAGATGATGCAGCGCCAGATCGGCAACTGGGGGCTGGGTGTGGAGGTGTCGCCCGAAGGCAAGCCGAGAAAGTTCAGCCACACCGGGGCTCCGGTGGGCTATCGCACGCTCTGGCTCATGTACCCGGATACCTGCCAGGGTGCGGCCATCATGACCAATGCCGACGAAGGCATGACCCTCACCCACGAGATCGCCCGTGCGCTCGCAGACACCTGGCGATGGCCGGACGCAGCGCCGTCGAGCATGGTCACCACCTCGGCACTCACCCCGGAGATCTCGGCCCGGTTTGTCGGCGAGTACCAGTTGCGCGATTTCCCCGCTGAGCGGTTCGAGGTCACCGTGCAGCCCGAGGGTCACCTTGGCTGGTCGCGCAAGGGCCGTGGCCTGCGGGATCTGGTTGCCAAAGGGCCGATGGAACTGGTCTCGCCTGACAGTGGAATGCGCCTGGTGGCTACCGGAGAACCGTCAGCTCAAGCCGATACGCTGGAGCTCCATTTCCCGGGTGGCGTGAACGTTGCCTTGCGAGTGAAAGAAGGCAGCAGGTAG
- a CDS encoding pepsin/retropepsin-like aspartic protease family protein, translating to MASLSLLTAPAVLAKAPSDACRLAGVATKDATVHQPFQIVDGRIYVQATVNGSGPYRFAVDTGASGMGRLDESLVALMGLQRHGVATTSDGVNTAEVDTTRIQSLSLGALVHRDLELITRNYNKRNSPEAAFHGILGREFFGNGLLVIDYPRRILSFTQRHAISPSDKNALPYERAFRIPVTVAGHALVAQLDTGANVNLVLPQAVYEGIWDAPLQDAVRSQLTNGQLETWRATLQGPVRVGQANLEDVEIRVSAKFPGPLVGAEALQQSVVLIDQRSKTVAVCR from the coding sequence GTGGCATCCCTCTCTCTATTAACGGCACCCGCGGTGCTGGCCAAGGCACCCTCCGATGCCTGTCGGCTTGCCGGCGTGGCGACGAAGGACGCAACGGTTCACCAACCTTTCCAGATCGTTGACGGGCGTATCTACGTGCAGGCCACGGTTAATGGAAGCGGCCCCTACCGATTCGCAGTCGACACTGGAGCAAGCGGCATGGGGCGGCTGGATGAGAGTCTGGTCGCCCTGATGGGCCTGCAGAGGCACGGCGTGGCCACGACCTCAGATGGCGTCAACACGGCCGAGGTCGATACCACCCGCATACAGTCGTTGTCCTTGGGCGCGCTGGTTCACCGCGACCTTGAACTGATTACCCGGAACTACAACAAGCGCAACAGCCCCGAGGCTGCGTTCCACGGCATTCTCGGCCGTGAGTTCTTCGGCAATGGCCTGTTGGTGATCGATTACCCGCGCAGAATCCTGAGCTTCACGCAGCGTCATGCGATCTCGCCTTCAGACAAGAACGCCCTGCCCTATGAGCGTGCTTTCCGCATTCCCGTCACCGTTGCCGGGCACGCGCTTGTCGCCCAGCTGGACACGGGAGCCAACGTCAACCTGGTGCTGCCCCAGGCAGTTTATGAAGGGATCTGGGACGCGCCGCTGCAGGACGCGGTGCGCTCCCAGCTGACCAACGGTCAGCTGGAGACATGGCGCGCGACGTTGCAGGGGCCGGTGCGTGTGGGCCAGGCAAACCTGGAGGACGTGGAGATCAGGGTTTCGGCAAAGTTTCCCGGACCACTGGTAGGTGCAGAAGCGCTGCAGCAGAGTGTGGTGCTGATCGACCAGCGTTCAAAAACCGTTGCGGTCTGCCGCTGA
- a CDS encoding VOC family protein, producing the protein MLNHVMVGSNDIERSKTFYNAVLGGVFGAREPYENRADSGHVRLFYRHDGSSFCVSQPINDEPATPANGATIGFKCTSPEQVQAFHDAAVTAGGTSIEAPPGLRESTMGAAWLAYVRDPDGNKLCAIYRPV; encoded by the coding sequence ATGCTCAACCACGTCATGGTCGGCTCCAACGACATCGAACGGTCCAAGACCTTCTACAACGCGGTGCTGGGTGGCGTGTTCGGCGCGCGCGAGCCGTATGAGAACCGTGCCGACTCCGGTCATGTCCGCCTCTTCTACCGCCATGACGGCAGCAGCTTCTGCGTCAGCCAGCCGATCAACGACGAGCCGGCCACGCCCGCCAACGGGGCCACCATCGGCTTCAAGTGCACGTCGCCGGAACAGGTCCAGGCCTTCCACGATGCGGCGGTGACTGCCGGCGGAACCTCCATCGAGGCCCCGCCGGGACTGCGTGAGAGCACCATGGGCGCGGCGTGGCTGGCCTACGTCCGCGACCCGGATGGCAACAAGCTGTGCGCGATCTATCGACCGGTCTGA
- the coaBC gene encoding bifunctional phosphopantothenoylcysteine decarboxylase/phosphopantothenate--cysteine ligase CoaBC, producing MADSPQASPAQVRPLDGQKLLLCVGGGIAAYKSLDLVRRLRDAGAQVQVAMTAGAQQFVTPLSFQALSGQPTRTTLWDSAAEQAMGHIELARWADRILVAPATADLLARLANGHADDLVTTLCLATTAPLTVCPAMNHRMWLHPATQANIGLLRERGAQVIGPEDGPLAEGESGPGRLSEPHQIVAALAALRAPAAADGDATSQELQGLRVVISAGPTYEDLDPVRYVGNRSSGKMGYALAAAAARQGAQVVLVSGPVHLATPPGVQRVDVRSAAQMRTAVLDALPADIYIGAAAVSDYTPRQIAAQKLKKTAGTQTLTLELVRTPDILAEVAQQTNALKLVVGFAAETHDVEKYARGKLIDKRLDLVIANQVGIANGGFESDENAATAYWQGGEQAFPGTSKTRLAEQLLSLIAQRLHA from the coding sequence GTGGCTGACTCCCCCCAGGCATCCCCGGCGCAGGTGCGCCCGCTGGACGGCCAGAAGCTGTTGTTGTGCGTGGGTGGCGGTATCGCGGCCTACAAGTCGCTGGACTTGGTGAGACGCCTGCGTGATGCCGGTGCCCAGGTCCAGGTGGCGATGACCGCCGGTGCCCAGCAGTTCGTCACCCCGCTCAGCTTCCAGGCCCTGTCAGGCCAGCCCACCCGGACCACGCTGTGGGACAGCGCGGCCGAACAGGCCATGGGTCATATCGAGCTGGCGCGCTGGGCCGACCGCATCTTGGTCGCGCCGGCCACCGCTGACCTGCTGGCGCGGCTGGCAAACGGCCACGCCGACGACCTGGTCACCACCCTCTGTCTGGCCACCACCGCGCCGCTGACCGTGTGCCCGGCGATGAACCACCGCATGTGGCTGCACCCGGCCACCCAGGCCAACATCGGCCTGCTGCGCGAGCGTGGCGCGCAGGTGATCGGCCCGGAAGATGGCCCGCTCGCCGAAGGCGAGTCGGGCCCTGGCCGGCTCAGCGAGCCACATCAGATCGTCGCCGCGCTGGCGGCGCTGCGCGCTCCGGCCGCTGCAGATGGTGATGCCACTTCGCAGGAGCTGCAGGGCCTGCGCGTGGTCATCAGTGCCGGCCCCACCTACGAAGACCTCGACCCGGTGCGCTACGTCGGCAACCGCAGCAGCGGCAAGATGGGCTATGCCCTGGCCGCCGCCGCCGCCCGCCAGGGCGCGCAGGTGGTGCTGGTCAGCGGGCCCGTGCATCTGGCCACGCCGCCGGGCGTGCAGCGCGTGGACGTGCGCTCGGCCGCGCAGATGCGCACCGCCGTGCTCGATGCGCTGCCGGCAGACATCTATATTGGGGCCGCCGCCGTCTCGGACTACACCCCGCGCCAGATCGCAGCACAAAAGCTGAAGAAGACCGCAGGAACGCAGACGTTGACCCTCGAACTGGTGCGCACGCCGGACATCCTGGCCGAGGTCGCGCAGCAGACCAACGCGCTGAAGCTAGTGGTCGGTTTTGCCGCCGAAACCCACGATGTCGAGAAGTACGCGCGCGGCAAGCTGATCGACAAGCGCCTGGATCTGGTGATCGCCAATCAGGTCGGCATCGCAAACGGTGGCTTCGAAAGCGACGAGAATGCAGCTACGGCCTATTGGCAGGGCGGGGAACAGGCCTTCCCCGGCACCAGCAAGACGCGCCTGGCCGAACAACTGTTGTCCCTGATTGCCCAGAGGTTGCATGCATGA
- the dut gene encoding dUTP diphosphatase, producing the protein MSVDPSLQPLQVKLLDPRFGDTWPLPAYATEASAGLDLRAALETELTLQPGDAALIPSGIAIHIADPNLCAVILPRSGLGHRHGIVLGNGTGLIDADYQGPLLISTWNRGREAFTVQPGDRIAQLVVMPIARVGLQVVDTFTDSARGTGGFGHTGVR; encoded by the coding sequence ATGAGTGTTGATCCGTCGCTCCAGCCCTTGCAGGTCAAGCTGCTTGACCCGCGTTTCGGCGATACCTGGCCCCTGCCGGCCTACGCCACCGAAGCCAGCGCCGGGCTGGATCTTCGCGCCGCACTGGAGACCGAACTCACCCTGCAGCCCGGCGACGCCGCGCTGATTCCCAGTGGCATCGCCATCCACATCGCCGATCCCAACCTGTGCGCGGTGATCCTGCCGCGCTCCGGGCTGGGCCATCGGCACGGCATCGTGCTGGGCAACGGCACCGGTCTGATTGACGCGGACTACCAGGGCCCGCTGCTGATCAGCACCTGGAATCGTGGCCGCGAGGCCTTCACGGTGCAACCCGGGGACCGTATTGCACAGTTGGTGGTGATGCCAATTGCACGCGTAGGGCTGCAGGTAGTGGATACTTTCACCGACAGCGCCAGGGGAACGGGTGGATTCGGCCATACCGGGGTGCGCTGA
- a CDS encoding phosphomannomutase/phosphoglucomutase: MSKAKAEGKRQLSGSQKQWLLVVLLVLLAAWFVWGGVRQWQQASAGAALEQSRDQIAGGLLTAWSGQVSQLEKVLKSERVTAALANGNADAAALAIREGWPGTEEVQVLPAALDAGYSDPKTFGYARLALLEAALANEAVAARVVRDAGGQRLGLAAPVQLGSQGPAVVYVRQPLLKLIGTFDQVRVPGNGYLALRQGSHSVIEQGDTALASRAEGLARPIGKSGLRLAAAVPDVEPGPLGLGFIPCLIVGVLLLVVAVLLKVGKGRVKLPVRRAAADAVDEGPTLSESLAREPVLAPAAADEGAPPVPRGPGNEIAEDIFRAYDIRGVVGRELTPPAAALIGQAIGSVLQVQGLRDIVVGRDGRLSGPELTNSLIEGLRRAGCNVIDIGLAPTPVVYFASYHLRAGSCVAVTGSHNPPDYNGFKIVVGGETLANEAITELYHRIRNGDLHVAAEPGSLQQRDINADYVQRIADDVQLDRPLKVVADAGNGVAGELAQPLLEAIGAEVIPLYCDVDGTFPNHHPDPSDPENLEDLIQTVKRFDADIGLAFDGDGDRLGVVTKEGKIIYADRLLMLFAADVLMRNPGALVIYDVKCSGKLSDYVLRNGGSPMMWKTGHSLIKAKMRETDAELAGEMSGHFFFKERWFGFDDGLYAAARLLEILAQREETPSEVLDELPDSVSTPELKVPVESGTPHALVSLFVAAAQGEESPFAGARLSTIDGLRADFPDGWGLLRASNTTPVLVLRFEANDEAALNRIKSLFREQLQPLLPDVELPF; the protein is encoded by the coding sequence ATGAGCAAAGCAAAGGCGGAAGGCAAGCGCCAACTCAGCGGTTCGCAGAAGCAGTGGCTGCTGGTGGTGTTGCTGGTGCTGTTGGCGGCATGGTTTGTGTGGGGCGGTGTCCGCCAGTGGCAACAGGCCTCGGCGGGGGCGGCGCTGGAGCAGTCGCGTGACCAGATCGCCGGTGGCCTGCTGACCGCCTGGAGCGGCCAGGTTTCCCAGCTGGAAAAGGTGCTCAAGAGCGAACGGGTGACCGCCGCGCTGGCCAACGGCAATGCCGATGCCGCAGCCCTGGCAATACGCGAGGGCTGGCCGGGCACGGAAGAGGTGCAGGTCCTGCCGGCCGCACTGGACGCCGGCTACAGCGATCCCAAAACCTTTGGTTATGCCCGTCTGGCGCTGCTTGAAGCGGCATTGGCCAACGAAGCCGTTGCCGCGCGCGTGGTGCGCGATGCCGGCGGTCAACGCCTGGGTCTGGCCGCACCGGTGCAGCTGGGCTCCCAGGGCCCCGCCGTGGTCTACGTGCGCCAGCCGCTGCTCAAGCTGATCGGCACCTTTGACCAGGTGCGTGTGCCCGGTAACGGCTATCTGGCGCTGCGCCAGGGCAGCCACAGCGTCATTGAACAGGGCGACACCGCGCTGGCCTCCCGCGCGGAAGGTCTGGCCCGCCCGATCGGCAAGAGCGGTCTGCGTCTGGCTGCGGCCGTGCCGGACGTCGAACCCGGCCCGCTGGGGCTGGGCTTCATCCCCTGCCTCATTGTGGGTGTGCTGCTGCTGGTCGTGGCTGTGCTGCTCAAGGTGGGCAAGGGCCGGGTCAAGCTGCCGGTGCGCCGCGCCGCTGCAGATGCCGTCGATGAAGGTCCCACGCTCAGCGAAAGCCTCGCGCGCGAACCGGTGCTGGCACCGGCTGCTGCCGACGAGGGCGCTCCGCCGGTGCCGCGCGGTCCTGGCAACGAGATCGCCGAAGACATCTTCCGCGCCTATGACATCCGCGGCGTGGTCGGGCGCGAACTGACCCCGCCGGCGGCTGCGCTGATCGGCCAGGCCATCGGTTCGGTGCTGCAGGTGCAGGGGCTGCGCGACATCGTGGTCGGCCGCGACGGTCGCCTGTCCGGTCCCGAACTCACCAACAGCCTGATCGAGGGCCTGCGCCGCGCCGGCTGCAACGTCATCGACATCGGCCTGGCACCGACCCCGGTGGTGTACTTCGCCAGCTATCACCTGCGCGCGGGCAGCTGCGTGGCCGTCACCGGCAGCCACAATCCGCCGGATTACAACGGCTTCAAGATCGTGGTCGGTGGTGAAACCCTGGCTAACGAAGCCATTACCGAGCTGTATCACCGCATCCGCAATGGCGACCTGCATGTGGCCGCCGAACCGGGCAGCCTGCAGCAGCGCGACATCAATGCCGACTACGTGCAGCGCATTGCTGACGACGTGCAGCTGGATCGTCCGCTGAAGGTCGTGGCCGACGCTGGCAACGGCGTCGCCGGTGAGCTGGCGCAGCCGCTGCTGGAGGCGATCGGTGCCGAGGTCATTCCGCTGTACTGCGATGTGGACGGCACCTTCCCGAATCACCATCCGGACCCGAGCGATCCGGAGAATCTGGAAGACCTGATCCAGACCGTGAAGCGCTTCGATGCCGACATCGGCCTGGCCTTCGACGGCGATGGTGACCGCCTTGGCGTGGTCACCAAGGAAGGGAAAATCATCTACGCCGACCGCCTGCTGATGCTGTTCGCGGCCGATGTGCTGATGCGTAATCCCGGCGCGCTGGTCATCTATGACGTCAAGTGCAGCGGGAAGCTGTCCGACTACGTGCTGCGCAACGGCGGCAGCCCGATGATGTGGAAGACCGGGCATTCGCTGATCAAGGCCAAGATGCGCGAAACCGACGCCGAACTGGCTGGCGAGATGAGCGGGCACTTCTTCTTCAAGGAGCGCTGGTTCGGTTTCGACGACGGCCTGTATGCCGCTGCGCGGCTGCTGGAGATTTTGGCGCAGCGCGAGGAAACCCCCTCGGAAGTGCTGGATGAGCTGCCGGACAGCGTGTCCACGCCGGAACTGAAGGTGCCGGTGGAATCGGGCACGCCGCACGCCCTGGTGTCGCTGTTCGTGGCGGCGGCGCAGGGCGAGGAGTCGCCGTTTGCCGGCGCACGCCTGTCCACCATCGATGGCCTGCGTGCCGACTTCCCGGATGGCTGGGGCCTGCTGCGCGCGTCCAACACCACCCCGGTGCTGGTGCTGCGTTTCGAGGCCAACGACGAGGCCGCGTTGAACCGCATCAAGAGCCTGTTCCGCGAACAGCTGCAGCCGCTGCTGCCGGATGTGGAATTGCCGTTCTGA